Genomic DNA from Lactuca sativa cultivar Salinas chromosome 8, Lsat_Salinas_v11, whole genome shotgun sequence:
tgtatttgatTTATTGCTTGTAAAAAGACATAAAATAACATAACTCTTAATAACGTTATTTCAATtggttattttatgttatttttactaTGTTGTGTCACGATTATCATattttaattggttcgttttgTGTCAATGTAAAAAAACAAGTTATCGTATTATGTCGTGTAAGACTAAAACACGACATGACACCCCAATTTGATAGCACTAATTGAGGAAAACGATTCTCAAAAAGAAAACAATTTACTAACTTAGACAATTCAACATTACTTTTTTAATTAGGAAAAGTAGTTTTAACCCAAAATAGCAACATACATATAACTTTAAATCAAAACAAAAACATACTTATATTTGAAGTCAAAAAAACAAATTGCCTCTACAAACTAATTTTCGTAAAAACTATTCACACCCATCacttggcgcgggtaaacggctagtatatatatatatatatatatatatatatatatatatatatatatatatatatatatatatatatatggatttttGTGGGTTTTGTGTGTGAGTTTGTCCGTGTGAGGCtgtttgtgtttgtgtgtgtgcgcCACAGAGTACAAGGCTCTCAAAACCAAAACATTGAAGTTGTGTTCACAGTAAAGAAGGTAACCCCATAACTTCTACGAGTTCTATATGTTTTAAACTGCTTTCTTCATTGATACATATATACGctattaaaacttaaattttcgtTTTACTATTTCAGCAAACAGGAAATTTAAGCTGAATGGAAAGTGTGGTTGTGAAGATCAGATCAGCAGATATAATTGGGCAAACTGTGAAACTTCTACTTGATTGCAAAAAGAATGATCAGAATCAACTTCTTCCATCAATTTACATGGTTCCTAGTTTGTTCCGAGATCTTAGCCCAAGTTCTTTTTGCCCTCGGGTTGTCTCTATTGGACCTCTTCACCATGAAGACCAAAATTTGAAAGGATTTGAAGTTCAGAAAGAAACATTTTTACACGATCTTTTGGATCGTTTAGATTCCAAGCCAGAGAAAACGTTGAAAACATGTGTTAAGAAGGTGACTGGTTCATTAGACCGAATCAGGTCATGTTATGTGGGGATGCAGACCTACGAAGATGTTGACCTTGCTCGCATGATGGTATTAGATGGTTGTTTCATACTCAATTTTATTTATCATCTTCGGAAAAAAGATAGACCACTTCTGAAAAACATGTTGATTACCCAATCAATAATATATGACCTGCTGCTGATAGAAAACCAAATCCCTTTCTTTGTTCTTGAAGACATCTTTGAGTGTACTATTATGAAAATTAAACCACCGAGCTCTCTTACTAAACATATTGAAGTACTTCTAATTTACTACAACATTTTTGAAGCCGAATTAGTACTAGACAATGAAGAGGAAGAACATACTCATGATCATCTTCTAAGCCTTGTGCACAAGTGTTACCAGCCTAGAAAAGATATACCATCAGAATTTGAATCAATTCCAAAAGGCCACTCGGCTGTGGAACTGGATAGAGCAGGGGTGAACTTTAGGCCTCATGAAGATAACAATTGGCCAATGGCGATGAAACTGAAGTTGCCTAGGTTCTCATGGTTCCCGTTGTTTTGGTTTAAGCCAACTCTCAAGATGCCAGTTGTGTGTATCGATGATTTCACTGAATTGGTTTTGAGGAACCTGATTATATACGAGCATTCCTCAGAAGTTCCTAATTATGTTACAGCATATGCATGTGCCATGGATATGCTAATCGATACCCCAGAGGATGTCGCCATGTTGGTAAACTCAGAAGTCCTAGTCAATGATTTAGGTTCGAATGAGAAGGCTGCTGATATGATAAA
This window encodes:
- the LOC111917570 gene encoding UPF0481 protein At3g47200, producing the protein MESVVVKIRSADIIGQTVKLLLDCKKNDQNQLLPSIYMVPSLFRDLSPSSFCPRVVSIGPLHHEDQNLKGFEVQKETFLHDLLDRLDSKPEKTLKTCVKKVTGSLDRIRSCYVGMQTYEDVDLARMMVLDGCFILNFIYHLRKKDRPLLKNMLITQSIIYDLLLIENQIPFFVLEDIFECTIMKIKPPSSLTKHIEVLLIYYNIFEAELVLDNEEEEHTHDHLLSLVHKCYQPRKDIPSEFESIPKGHSAVELDRAGVNFRPHEDNNWPMAMKLKLPRFSWFPLFWFKPTLKMPVVCIDDFTELVLRNLIIYEHSSEVPNYVTAYACAMDMLIDTPEDVAMLVNSEVLVNDLGSNEKAADMINNICKEVPIVDFFYSQQWKHMDSYYNGYWPNIIAVLRRKYFSSPWNIIALFAGTILFVLTVVQTIYGIKAA